The Macrobrachium nipponense isolate FS-2020 chromosome 8, ASM1510439v2, whole genome shotgun sequence nucleotide sequence ACATTTCCTAAGCAGCTGATCTTCGTATCCTGCGCCAAGATCTCTTCTTGGCGTCTTACGGTTTCCAATAATGCTTCcatctctcaaaacaaaaaaaacccatggtACTCTAGTGCTCCTTCGTTTCAGCAGGATCGAATCCAAGTTGAACTTTCCTTCTAATCAGgtcattcatctttccatttgCCGTCGGTTGTTCTGCTACAACAGATTTAGATTCTTTCAGTAAACCGCTGACTTCCAATTGTTTCTGGGTGCATTCATTTTCCAGTCGAAGGATCTTGCTATCCTTCTGCCAGTTCTGTTCTCTCAGCTTTTCtagttccttgtttttttcagctaattctcttttACATTGGTCGAGCTCTTTTAAATTTTCGCGGGCCATCTGTGTCTGAATGGTGAGGACTTGTAACTCGTCCTCTAAACCTTTCATCTTCAAGGTCTTGttctcgttctccctcttcagcttttctatgtttttctctttccttccattctctttTCGAAATCCTTCCAGGTCCTGATTCagcttgttcattttcatttgcatttcttcTCGGCTTTTATCGTTTTGCTGTAGATCTCGATGCAAAGTGTCCTTCTCCATCGAGAGAACTGCGAccgtgttttccaaaataattagcATCTGGTCTCTCTCCTCGTTTTCCTTCCTTTGGACTTCTGTAACCTTCGCCTTTTCAATCATTTCGTTTTTCAGCTGCATCTCTTCGGACATTGAactgatttttctttcattttctttgttcagtcgtTCAAGGTTTCTGATGTGTTCTTCCATCTGCAGTCCTGCTACGGTCAGGCCCTCTACCTTGTCCAGTAATTCGTCGATCAGCTGATCCTTTTctaatctctctttctcaaacctgaagaaaagatttttcattttccttaagtACTTCCTAAACAAAATTCCGACTTATATCCAAATTCCTTGTTTCTTCTTCACTATCTGGATGATCGCCTTCTTCATTCCTGGGAAAAACGTCCGTATAACTTACTTTGTTATCCGAAAACAAAATTGGTCTTGTTCAAAGCCAGAGTTGATCAATTTTCGTCCTCCTGATTTCCAGCCTCATCAAGACAGGCAGGGCTGTCCGAGGCCATGAAATCGACAAAGAACTGAACCATTTTAATGCTAAATCCACGAAGTATAAATACGCCAGTGAATAGCATAACAATAATGGCAAACAATGTAATCACTCGGGGGACTTGAAGCATGGAGTTAAAGCACTGTGCAAGCACAACTGTAAGCAAACTAAGAAACATCTTTGTTCGTTACAAATCAACTCTATTTGCCTTATCGTTATTTTCCAAAAATCCCACGTGACGTGTCTGGATTCTATTTCAGGAGTCATTTCTGGTTCCGCCGGAGCCGATCCTGTCTTCGAatgtttgctgatccccggacgcaGTAGAGGTGTCTGGATTCCGGAGTCAAGGGCTCAAGTGCTTCCACGGGAGCTGCTTCCGCATCTTCTATGTCAGTCCCCAGGGACTTCTGAAGATCCTGGAGCCAGTCttcacacacatactcacacacaagcGCGCTCCTGCAcacacatcactatatatatatatatatatatatattatatatatatatatatatatatatatatatatatatatattacttctagggcacaatttttttaatttttcacggatacaacattcattgaatagaatggctttttcactgttaaccagcttttttgaaattgcttcatatttctgatatatattagaaaatatgaagcaatttcaaaaaagctggttaacagtgaaaaagccattctattcaatgaatgtttatccgtgaaaaattgtgccctagaagtattaaatataatggccgggcacggtcgagttggaacgaggtggaaaaatgcctccgacgacgaatggaagaatcagcagaaaagatcaccaaactgcaagaagaaagagcaacaaagtggaTTGAATTCTGTTATACTACTACCACAGAGACATagagatatattttaaatactttttaccatttcaataaaaataattatattttatattaataaatccCGTCAACTCAAATTCATCTTTTAAATTAAGTAATCTGTATGTCCCTAAATTTACACAATTTTATAAGTGGCCTGTTGACTCTGGTTTTAGCTTAAAATGGGCTAATACATTTTCACTTTAAAGGTATAAGCTCAGGATTTAGCATAAATTGGCCAGTTTATTTCATCCTTATAAGTACTACCTGCAATATACTTTCACTTTATAAGTAGCCTATTAGTTCATGTTTTAGAATACGTTTTCCAATATATTACAACTTTATAAGTATTCTCTTTATTTCAGTGTAATTTGGttcatacatttttaatttaaaagtattAACTTGGTTTCAAATGCGAATTGAAAAACATATTTCCTCGTTATTAGTATTAGCTTAGGGTATACTGTaaattgaccaatatattttcacaatataAGTATTAGCTCAATTTTAAGTATAAATTGTCCAatacatctttattttataagtaTCAGCCTAGGTTTCAGTGTAAAATGGCAAAACGtttctattttataaatattagctCAGTCTTAAGTATAAATTGACCcctctattttttcctttataaatatTAGCTGGGGCATTTTCACTTAATAAGTGTCAGATCAGGTTCTAATATAAATCGACC carries:
- the LOC135223061 gene encoding coiled-coil domain-containing protein 102A-like, with protein sequence MKNLFFRFEKERLEKDQLIDELLDKVEGLTVAGLQMEEHIRNLERLNKENERKISSMSEEMQLKNEMIEKAKVTEVQRKENEERDQMLIILENTVAVLSMEKDTLHRDLQQNDKSREEMQMKMNKLNQDLEGFRKENGRKEKNIEKLKRENENKTLKMKGLEDELQVLTIQTQMARENLKELDQCKRELAEKNKELEKLREQNWQKDSKILRLENECTQKQLEVSGLLKESKSVVAEQPTANGKMNDLIRRKVQLGFDPAETKEH